The following is a genomic window from Leptotrichia sp. OH3620_COT-345.
TACAACAGAAACTATTCATCATAACGGAAGTTTCTTAAATGTAAATGAAGTCCATAACAATACAAAGAATATGAAGTTAAAAGGTTTTAATCAGGAAGGCGGAACGGTAACAGGAAACATAAAAAACCTTGAGCTTGTATCAGTTCAGAA
Proteins encoded in this region:
- a CDS encoding hemagglutinin repeat-containing protein, with the translated sequence NNRYSSSGKSTGINAGATVGYGHKLQTTGNGGSISFNKSNMNTTETIHHNGSFLNVNEVHNNTKNMKLKGFNQEGGTVTGNIKNLELVSVQ